TGTGTGGGCGATCAGTATGAGGTATGAGGATGTGCAGGGAAGGGCTGGGATGGCAGAGTGGCACGGGACACCAAGGACTGCCTCATTGTGTCTGTTCCCCTAGATCTGCATGAAATATGGGCGTCAGCGCTGGAAACTCCGGGGCCGCATTGAGGGTAGTGGAAAGCAGGTGTGGGACAGTGAGGAAACcgtctttcttcctctgctcacGGAATTCCTGTCCATCAAGGTGATGTCTCTGCCCAGAACCAACGGACACCATGATCCTGTGACTCCATGATCCTCTGAACCCCTTATGACCCTGAGAACCTTACCCCTGTAACCCCTGCTTGGCTCCATGGCCCTGTGAATGTGTGACCCCATGACCTTCATGACCCTGTGATTTCCTCATGACCAGACCTTGTAAAATATTTGACCCCCTGAACTCCCCTGAGGTTATGACCCCTAAGACCTCAATGACTTTATAAACTCATACCTTTGTGACCCTCATGCTCCCAGGCTGCTTCAAACCTCCATGGCCCCGTGATCTTGTGACCATCACATAACGTTTATGCAAATTCAGATCTCTGATCTCCCATGATCTCATGACCCCATGCTCTTGTGACCTCATGATGCATTCTTTGCTACAGGTGACAGAGCTGAAGGGCCTGGCCAACCACGTAGTTGTAGGCAGCGTCTCTTGCGAGACCAAGGACCTGTTCGCTGCCCTGCCCCAGGTTGTGGCAGTGGACATCAATGACCTTGGCACCATCAAGCTCAGCCTGGAAGTCACATGGAGGTTGGTGGGACTGAGGGGCTTGGGGACAGGGCCAGGGGCCTATGGCACCTGCTAAtagcctcttctctccccagccccttcgACAAGGATGACCAGCCCTCGGCTGCTTCTACTGTCAACAAAGCCTCCACAGTCACCAAGCGCTTCTCCACCTATAGCCAGAGCCCACCAGACACGCCCTCACTTCGGGAGCAGGCCTTCTATGTGAGTCACAGCCTCAGCTCAGGCCTCACTATCCCTCAGGAGTTCCCTGGGGTGGTCTTGAAAtaccctttcctctctcccagaATATGCTGAGGCGACAGGAGGAGCTGGAGAATGGGACGGCATGGTCCCTGTCATCTGAATCTTCAGACGACTCATCCAGCCCACAGCTCTCAGGCGCTACCCGCCACTCATcagcccccaggcccctggtACAGCAGCCTGAGCCTCTGCCCATCCAAGTTGCCTTCCGTAGGCCTGAGACCCCCACCTCTGGACCTGTGGATGAGGAGGGGGCCGTGGCCCCAGTCCTGGCCAATGGGCATGCCCCCTACAGCCGGACTCTGAGCCATATCAGTGAGGCCAGTGTGGATGCTGCCTTGGCTGAGGCTTCAGTGGAGGCTGTGGGTCTAGAAAGCATAGCCCGGGGACCTAGCCTGCCAGCACACCCAGATCCCACCCATGGGGAACACCCTGGTCCTGTCTCTCCTGCCCTGGACCCTGGCAATTCTGCCACAAGTCCCACTCTTAGTACAACAGGCCCTGCCTATATATCTACAGACCCTGCCCCATCTGCACACCTAGACTTGGTTCACAAGACCCCAGACTCTAGCTCTCCTGAACTGCCAGGCCCCACACACACCACTACAAGCTCCACCTATAGTGCCATAAGCCCTACCCACAGTGCTGCAAGCCTTACTCACACTACCACAGGTTCCACCCACAAGCCCATGCTCTCGACGCTCACTATTACAGACCCTACCCCCAGTGCTACAGGCCCAGCCCAGACCACCACAAGTCTTACCCACACTGTCACAAACCTGACACATACTGTCACAAGCCCAACAGACAAGCCCATGCTCTCTACCCTCACTACTACAGGCTCTACCCCCTGTGCCACAGGTCAGGCCCATACTACCACAAGCCCCACCCACAAGCCCATGTTTTCTATCCTCATGACTGCGGGTCCTACCCCCAATACTACAGGCTCAGCCCAGCCCACCACAAGCCCCACCCACAGCACTGCAAGCCCCACCCACACTGCTGCATGCCCCACCTACACTACTGCAAGCCCTACTGACAAATCCAGGATGTCAACTCACACCTCTACAAGTCCTACCCCTAATGCTAAGGACCCAGTCCAGACTACCAGAAGCCCCACCCATCCTGTCACAAGCCCCACCCTTATAACTGTAAGCCCTTCTACTTCTTTAGACCTCACCAcactccccagcccctctgcccacacAGACCCCACTCTCCCAGGCACCGACCCCCTGTCCTGTAGCCACCCAGCCTCCACTCCCTGTACTCAGGCAGACCCTATAGCCCCCAGCACCTCCTACCCAGGTCCTACCTGTTCCAGTTGGGAACCCCTCACAAGCCCTTCCCCAGACCCCCAAGAGCCTATCCTTCAGAGCCCAAGCCCTGCTCCCTCATCCCTAGACCCTGTGCCCCAGCATTCAGACTTTAGCCTGACTATGGCTGCCCAGGCCCCAGTTCCAGGGGCAGCTGGAGAGGCTGGggacaggaggctggaggaggcactGGGGGCCCTAATGGCTGCCCTTGATGACTATCGTGGCCAGTTCCCTGAGCTGCAGGGCCTGGAGCAGGAGGTGACCCGGCTGGAGAGTCTGCTCATGGTGAGGAGGGCCTGGTTGGGCTGTAGCAGCGCAGGGAGGGCAGCCAGGCAGTGGCAGCAGCTCTGACTCCCTTTACAACCCCAGCAGAGACAGGGCCTGACTCGCAGCCGGGCTTCCAGTCTTAGCATCACTGTGGAGCATGCCCTGgagagcttcagcttcctcaacGAGGATGAAGATGAAGACCATGATGGTCCTAGGGACAGGTGAGGGGGCTAGATGAGATGGGACTACGTGAGGGGGAAGAGGTGAGGTGAGTGCCAGGTGGCGAAAGGTGAGAAAGGGGAACAGGTGAGGTGGGGCCAGGTGGAGCACATGAGAACAGCAAGActggaggtgggcaggaggggaTGGACTTGCTGGTAGGTACATTTGTGTTCACCCCTTCCAAGTACTCCTCATGTCCCCTGATGCCCATGTTTCCAACCCcatctgtatccccagtgcttcTGACCACCCTCCTTCTCATCCCTGCAATGTCTGCCTCCCCCACCGGTCCCCATCAGCTCATGAGCCTccagttccttctctctcccttggcCTCACCTTGCACCTACTCTATGAACAAAACCTTTCAGTGCCTCCCCATCAACCCTGGGTGCCCCAGTATCAACCCCCTCTATCTCGTCGACCCTGGCTGCCCCAGAGAGCCTGGCCCCTCAGCTCTCTGTCCCAGAGCAGCCTTTGCCCATTCCCTCTTGAGGGTtgtgcccagcccctcccctctctgctgctGTCCAGGTTACAGCCCTGTGCCCTGCACCCTTTGGGCTACAACCCCTTGCAGTCCACATGGTGTAGACCATCCCGCCTGCAACCCTACTCCCGCCCACCCCAGCCCCGAAGGTCCCGGTGGTCCTAGATGGAGGCAGCACTGGCAGACAGGCTCTGGAGACCCCTGCTACATCTGCTGGTCCCAACCCCTTCCTCCTTGAAGTCCTCTGTGAACCCACCCATTGTCTGTTATCTCAGCATTGTCTGTTCTTCCATTCTGAGATGGGGGGAGCTTAATAAAAATGCACTGGTGACCAGATGGTGATGCATGTTCCTGGGTTGCTTGACCCCATTTTTTTCTCAGGCCCCCAagcagcctggagcctggggctgAGGACAGCCTCGACTCGCTCAGTGCCCGCCCCCTCAGCACGGAGTGTCCAGCTCTGGACACTGCCTTGGTCCAGCACCTGTACCACTGCAGCCGCCTCCTGCTGGTGAGGCTAGTGGTATTCCCCCCACCCTCCTGTTGTAGCCTCTTACCCCAGAGTGCCCTGCACTTCAATCCTGGCCCTCCATGCCTCCCCTACTTCCACTCCCAATGTCCCAGGCCCTGGCATCTGAATCTTACTGAATAGAATACTACCTGCACTCTGGCTACCCCCAACCTGTCCCGATGCATGCTGGGACTTGTAGTGCCCATGTCCCACCCTCCCCAAGCCATACCCTGAGCTCTGAGCTACTTAGCCACCCCTATTCTCCAGAAACTGGGCACATTTGGGCCCCTGCGCTGCCAGGAGGCATGGGCCCTGGAACGGCTGCTGCAGGAGGCTCGAGTAATTGAGGCAGTATGCGAGCTTAGCAGGCGATGGGAAATCCCTGCCACCTCCGCCCAGGAAGGTAAAGGCCCCGTGGGCTCTAGCTCAGTGTCTACCCTGAAGCTCTTCCCTTGCCCTACCCCATCTACACCTGTCTGCCCATCTGTCTGCTCTGTTGCCAATGGTTTCCTACGTTTCCTCACAGTGGTGCAGTTCTCAGCCTCTCGGCCCGGCTTCCTGACCTTCTGGGACCAGTGTACGGAGGGACTTAGCCCCTTCATCTGCTCCGTGGAGCGGGTGCTCCTCACCTTCTGCAATCAGTACAGTGCCCGTCTCTCCCTGCGCCAGCCAGGCTTAGCAGAGGCTGGTGAGTGGGCTGCCTACCTGCcccctctgccttcctttcttggATCCCCACACAGACATGCTGAGCTGAGAAGAAATAGCAAAGGCTCATGCCTTGGTGCAAAAGGACCTGGATGGGTAGGGTTTAGACAGGGGGCCCCTGGACCCGAGCCTGGAGTGGGAGCACTCTTCCCTCTAAGGGCCTGGGTCTATCTAACCCTGAGGCCTGTGGCACTGCCTTCTACAGTATGTGTCAAGTTCCTAGAAGATGCCTTGGGGCGGAAGCTGCCCAGGaggccccagccaggccctggagagCAGCTCACCATCTTCCAGTTCTGGAGTTACATTGAAGCCTTGGACAGCCCCTCCATGGAGGCCTATGTGACAGAGACCGCCGAGGAGGGTGAGGCAGTAGCCCTGATCACAAAGTGGCCTGATCCTATGGGTGGGTCTGAAGGTGTGGATGAGGACATGAGTATACAAAAGATCCCACCCCAGGAGGCTCCTTGCCCTGCCCCCTTGTCCCAAGCTCCACTTCCTTCTTTCAGTGTTACTGGTGCGGAATCTGAACTCAGATGACCAGGCTGTTGTGCTGAAGGCCCTTAGGTTGGCGCCTGAGGGGCGGCTACAAAGGGATGGGCTCCGGGCCCTCAGCTCCCTGCTTGTCCATGGCAACAACAAGGTCATGGCTGCTGTCAGCACCCAGCTCCGGAGCCTGTCACTGGGCCCTGCCTTCCGGGAAAGGGTGAGAGTTGGGCAGGGATACCTTGAGGGCAAAGGCTGGGGTCCCAGGCTCCCGGTGTCTGGCTAAGTCTGCGCTCCTACCCTTACCCAGGCCCTACTGTGCTTCCTGGACCAGCTCGAAGATGAGGATGTACAGATGAGAGTAGCTGGCTGCCTCGCCCTGGGCTGCATTAAGGTGACCCACCACGCAACCCACCcaccctttctctcccctcatgGCCTCCTCATCCCTGAGCCCTGGTTCCCACCTGCTCCACTGGGCCTACCTCAATACTCCCTCCCCTGGTAGGCTCCAGAGGGCATTGAGCCCCTTGTGTACCTGTGCCAAACGGACACAGAAGCCGTGAGGGAAGCTGCCCGGCAGAGCCTGCAACAGTGTGgtgaggctggggggtgggagatATGGGTTAAGTAGAGTTTGGGGACATTTTGGCTGATGGGAGTAGGGGTGAGATGGGGTCAGGGGTAGAAAGGCCAGGATGGGACTAGAGCCACTCCTTACCCCATTCTCACCCATTACAGGGGAAGAGGGACAATCTGCCCATCGACGGCTGGAGGAGTCACTGGACGCCCTACCCCGCATCTTTGGACCCGGCAGCATGGCCAGTACGGCATTCTAAACTCCCTACTCACCGGCTCCCAGTGCCCCTTCCTCCAACTTTCAGGGCTCACCAGGCACTGGCAGGGAGGGTGAGGGCTGGCTCCAGACACCCCTCCTCCACAGATTCCTATCAATGAAAATCTAATATATTCTTCTGTTGCCCCTGGGGTTGATAGAGTCAGTGCCTGCAGTCAAGTGCCTCCCAGCCTCGGCTCAGCACACTTACCACAAGTCAGTGTCCCGGGCCTGGccatcctgcctctgccccaacACATCCcttggttttgtattttatttacagagttttacagaaaataaaaaagcaagatgccTTTCCTACATGGCCTGGCCTGGTGCACTCCTGACCCTCTATTCCAGTTGTGGCCCTTCCTGACACTAGTATGTCCACTCTCCAATGGCATGTGCTTCTTGCCCTGGAAATCCAGGTGGAAGAAATCCCAGAGATTGAAACTAGGCttggagaggaggggcagaggaagagggtGGTGGGATGTTGCTAAGGAGGCTCAGCCTGCAGCCTGGGCATGCCCTGGGCCTAGAAGCTACAGGCCCAGGCTGGAGCCAAACTGTGGAGTTGGCCTAGAGGAGACCCAAAGCGTGCCAGTCCTGAGAACAGCTCCCCAGCAGCTAGCTCCTGGTGACCGCCCAGAGGCAAAAGGaagcaggcaagaaaagaaagtgcAGTGGTGGCTAGAGCTtctggccaccagggggcagcagaaCCCtgccagggccaggcttcttgGTGTTCCTTTGCCCAGACAGCTTCCTATAGAGGGGGCTGAGCACGAGGACCTCCTTGAGGGCTGAGTAGTAAGAGGAGATCCTCACAGAGGGGAagagctggggcctgggaggcaggagacccGGATGGCTGCCCTGTGACCCTAAACAGCaagtctctcctctccctgagcTGCCTCCTCTCTGTAATAACAAACCTGACTGAACCCAGTGGCCTCCCACAGCCAGCCGACCAGCCCGTGCTCTGCTGCTTCAGGAAGCAGGGCTCCAGGGAGAGGGCTCACCTCCCCAAGAGCTGCCTGACACGTGAGTGTGTAAACCCCAGAAGGCTATGAGTTCTATGGGAGGAActtgagggtggggtgggactTCAGGATAGCAGGCTATTCTAAGGAGGGCCTGAGGGAGGCCCACACCCAAGGCTGGAGAAACAGGtcctccacccttcccctctccctccagagcTTTCATCATCCAGGGGCAAGGGAGCCAGTGCACGGGCAAGGCCTTCCCCACTGCCTGAGCCCACTCTGGTGGCCCAGTGCCTGTGGCGGTAGCACAGCAGCATGACACACTGGGGAGAGTATGTGCGCCTGCACTCAGGAAGAGCCAATGAGGTGCCAACAGTCTCCcctggaggtggagggggtgCCCTAGATCCCCAGGGAGCCCTGCCCCCCAGTGTTTTAGGGCTGTGTATCAAGAGGTTTGGCTGGGCCCTTAACCACCTGCTGGGGAAGCCAAGCTGAGCAGAAAAAACGGCAACAGGAAGGAGCACAGGAAACACCTGTGTGTGGATGCAGGTGGCTCATTCCAgactggtgggggtgggggcgggcagATAGCTCTCAGCACATTGGCACAGCTCTGTCCTCCCTCTGTGACTATGAAGGGTGGCATGGTACGGATGGTGTGCAGGCCAGCCTTTTGGCTGGTCGGGTGGGGTAGCAGGGGGTGGAGAAGGTAAACAAGTGATAGGAAACCAAGCCAGCACCTAAAGCTGGCCACAGCTTGGGCCTGCCCCAAGAGCCCCTTCAGGAGGGTTATAGTCCCAGAACCACCCCTAGGAGCCCTTCTGGCCTGAGGCACCACAAGAGGCCCACTGTAGGCCAAGACTGTCTACTTGCATCCAAAGCATAGCCTGTGTGGCGGGGAAAGAGGAAGTGAACACTGGCTGACCAGGTACTGGGAAAGTGCAAACAGGGGTGACTGGGCCAGCACGAGCTCACAGCTGAAACCACAGGAGAGGACAGTCTGGGCAAGAAATGtaggatggaaaaaatatcatCCCAGCTAGAGGTCAACTGGGACTGTCACTGAAGATCTGAGTGGCCCTACATCCCAGCTCTCTAAtgctgggaaggggtggggctCCTAACTTTCTGTTCTCTACAAGGAGGgtcctgagggcagagcctgtTATTCAGCTCTAGCTGAGGGTGAGTGTGAGGGTCAGGGTTGGCACTGTGAGCACAGCCAGGTACAGGTGAAGGACTGTCAAGGCCAAGACAGAAAGAGTCTCAGGCCTTTGCCCTGTCAAGCCTACCTAGCTCAGAGCAGTGTGGATCAACCACAGAATAGCCACTCCACCCGTCTCTCTCAGTGACTTGCAGTCAGGCTCTATGGCCTCCCTACACCCAGGCCCAGGTCCATGTCTTTGAGGtggtggagggcagggagagagccCTTGTCCTCCCTCCTGTACGCCCTCCCCTCCTCTAACACACATACAGCCTCACAGGTACCTCCCACAGGCCAAAGCTGCTCCCAGCActacccccacctcccaccctacTGTCAGGCAGGTTCAGGGAGGCATTCACTCTTGCTGCCCCAGACCCCAGACAGTCGGGAGCTTGCTGTCCCAGGAGGTTGATGACACCATCAACAGTCAAAGGCAGCGGGGCAGCGAAAGCCTGTGCCCAGCTGTCCTGCAGAGCCTGTGCCAGCTTCTGTGATGGAACCAAGGGAAGTGAGCCTCCAAGGCCTATGACACACTGAGAAGTGCCCCATCAGTCAAGTCCATTGATACCACAGCCATGCCTTGGCCATCATCGTTGGGGCTCTTCCCAGAGGGAACTAATAAGCATGCAATGAAAAGAAGGGACCAGGCTGAGACAGTCCAGGATATGATTTATTGTGTTGGTGGTCACTGGTGGCTCCCccactcccttcctttcctcttgcgCTCTTCCAACCTTACCTTTCCTCCTGTCTCCCACTCTTCTTCCTCATGTATTCAAAGcttcagagaacaaaaaaaagaagaaagaaaaaaggcatgtTTGTGAAGGCAAAGAAGCAGATGGGTTGGCACGTGGGAAGAGGATTGCTTCTTTGCTTCGCCCACAGAGTGGAGCGGGGGTGCCTTTCTTGTGTGTTTCTATGCATGGTGTGTGGGTACAATTTGCTGAACCCTAGACATATGATatgctccctcctttccctccaccGTCCCCCACCCTGAAAGCCTTGGAGTGTCCTATTCATGCCATCCATCCTGTGTGGACAGAAGGCTCTTGGCTTGGCTGCAGAATCCAGCTCATTTAGGCCTGGGTAGTACAAGAGGGTGAGCTTGGGAAGGACTCCAGGTCCCATACAAACTGCTAAGGAAGAACAATCCTATCTTTTAGGAAGTAAGACTGTCATTGGCCTGTAAGAAAGGGGCCTCTTTTTTCAGAAGGTTGCAGTGGAGTGATGGCCACGATTTCAGTTTGATGTCCATGGTCAAGTCTTACTTGTCTCTGAATATATCCAGGGCATATGGACCCTCAATAAATGCTGACATAGAGCAGCTGAATAAACAGATGAATTGCTATGGCAAACACCTACGTTTCTAGCTATTTCCTCTGAATCTCCTTACAACCATCTTCACCTCCTCCTCAAGCATCCTCTTACAAATATCACTCCACAGGATTTCATTCTAgacccttttctcctctcttgaaACACACTCCCCGAATCACCTCATCCGTTCCTCTGGCTTCCATCTACATGCTGAGGCTATATGCCAATGATTCACATGACTCACTCCTCACCTCCAGACCCCCATATCCAACTGCTGACTAGACACCTCCTTTTGAACAGCATGCTTAAAATTAAACTCAACATCTCAAAACCTGTTTCTCCTCTAGGGCTCTTGGGGTTACCAACTACCCAGGTACCCAAGCCACACAAGTGGGCCTCATCTTTGACTCTCAGAGCTCTGTCTCCTCATCCCAGCCATGAGAATCCTCTCAATTAAGTGccctaaatatttctaaattctctCCACTTCTCTTTATCCTTATTGGCACCACTCCAGTTCAGGACACATTGACCTCTCACCTAGACACTAAAACTGCCCCCTCACAGGCTTCCTGCCCCTGGTCTTGCCCCTCTTCCATTCATTCTCCATGGTGCAGTCAGAGTGATTTCTCAAACATAAATCTACCACTACAGGCTCTCTTTCTTTTAGGGAAAATTCCAGCCCCCAAACCCTGGCTCACAAAGCCCTTTGAGTCTGTTCCCCTCTTCAGCCTCACTTCTGCCATCTAACTTCTCACTCTGCATTGGAGCCTCACTAAATTGCTTGCAGGGCTTGCTTGCCCCTCCATGGTACACTCTTCCCACTCCTAATCTTGCCTTGCTAATGCCTGTTCACCTGACAGGCTTCAACTAGACATCACAAATTTCTTCAGGAAGCTGCCCCTCCACTACACTCCTGTCACAGGAGCCTGCACTTCAACTAGTATAATACTAATGACACCCCATTGCAATTGCTCATTTACTTTGTAGCCTCCAATATATACATCCATAAGTATTTGCTGACTATTCTACTGGGTAACAGGCACCACCCAAGTCTTGGGAAGACAATTGTTGCCTTCCCTTATAGAGTTTGgttcaagttttttgttttatttctttttaaacagctttattgcgaATTAGTCTACGTATCatgcaattcacccatttaaagtgtacggTTCAACGGCtcttagtatatttacagagttgtgcagtcatcaccaaAATcagttttagagcattttcatcaacTCCAAAATCTATCATCCCCAGGCCTCCATATCCACCCCAACactaaagcaaccactaatctactttgtccCTGTATATTTGCCTACTCCAGATATTTCTTATAAAGGAAATCAATTAGGTCTTTCCAACTTACCCAGTTCTAAGATTCACCTAAGAATTTCCCTAGCAATTCAAATTCAGAGGAGTGGGGccagggaatctgcatttttaacatatGCGCCAGGCAATTCTCTATTTAATCATGCTGCATCTGCCTTTACTATCCCCAGCAAACAAGGCCAAATAAACAGTAAGTGATCAAAATTAGATTTAAATGAATATCTCTAAAACTTGTCTCTAGCTCTCGGTTCCCTATATCCAACTCCCTAACTGATGTCTTGGTCTTAAACACAACCTGAAAACATTTTCAGTATGAAAGTACCAAATTTTTAACGTGGAAAAAGCCTGGACACTCGAAACACTCCCCAGAGTCCCCCATGAAGCACAGCTCTTTAGAATGCACTTTCACCACTGGGACCTCAATTAAGGAACAGAATAGAACCCTGAGCAGGGGACAGTATAGCAAGGGAGAGCTGAGGTCAGACTGGTGGAGGAGGCAAGCAAGCTGAATCCACAGGGGCTAGCTAGAGGGGGTAGCTAGAAACGAGGCTGAAGAGGTGAGCAGGGGCTTGATCATGGGGGATTCCATGGACCACATGGAGTGGTGAGGAGTTTGGAATTTACCCCCAAAGCACTGAGGAGCCATCCATGGGCTTGCGGCAGGGGAATTTTAGGATCACAGCTGTGCTTTAGAAAGGTCAGATGTTGGAGGGCATTTGTGTGGAGGGAAAAGGCAGGAAGCAGTGAGGAGTCTGAAGCTGTGGTCAGGAGAAGTGATAGTGGCCTGGGCCAGGGTGGAGGCAGTGTGGATGGAAAGGAGGTTAGAGTGAATAGATTTTCCAAAGGCAGAATGGACAGGATTTGGTGATTGATGGGATGTGGGAGATGAGAGAATGAAGCCTTGGTTTCTGGCctgggtgatggatggatggtggtatCTTTCACTAAAAAGGGGGAGTCCTAGAGAAGCAggttgggaggagagagacaaggcTCATAAGGGTGGCCTGGGAGCCATCCAGGAGGAGATGTCCAGAAAGAAGCCGGATATGTAGATCTGGGGCAAGAAGAGAAGTGTGGAGGCTGCAGGCAGAAGCTTGAGAGTCATCCTTGCTTTACTGTGAAGTCTCTTATGACTACTGCAATATCCAGTGACCAGTCTGTTCCTCCCATACCTGCAGCCCTTACCTTTTACTtgcctctccatccttgattttTATGTACCAATGCTTATGAGGTTTAGCTTGACCTCTCCAGACTAATGTAAGACAAAGTATAAGACACTCGAGCGCTAGGGACATCATCTATCTCCAGTATTACCTAGCCTCGAGCATAGACCTGGATCTTGAGCAATTATTCAGGACATACTTATAGATTAATAATTCATCACTCAAAATACCTCCTCTATCTGCCTTCCAAGTGCCTGACACTTCCACCATTAAAGCCCTTCCTTTGGGTTAAGGCAGTAATGTCCAACTTTTTTTAGAAAACCTTTTCCCCCCTAAACCACATAAAATTTGGAGAAGTGGGAGAGGATGGGGAAGCAGAGAGGCCCAGAGCCTGCCTGATAGACCTCCCTTCCTGTTCCTCTTCCAAAGCAGCCCCTGAGTTAAAGCATCATCTCCAGAGGATCCCTATAAAGTTGGAAATGTTATCTGACAGAGTGAGGAGCTCTGAGTAGCTagtgaaagaacagaaagagagaaggtagGGCTGGAAGATCTGAGTACTCATTCTGGTTTTGCCAGCAAGTTTCTGGATGCATCTGAGCAGGTCACTTCATTTCTTGAGTTTAGGACAAAACTGTCTGTCTTCACATAGAGCTGTGAACCTCAATTGAAAGGTCAGTTATGAAggtattttgcaaaatgaaaaatgtacagATGGGATGGATTATTAAAGGGCGATCAATGCATGTCTGAAAAATGCAGGTAAGAGCAAAGAGAACGAAAGTAACCTACTTCCCAAATGTGGGATGTGGGTCTAGGTAAAGTCCTTTAGACTTTAGAGAGCAGTAATTTAATCTAAGAGGTAAAAAGTAAATATGGCTTTTACAGGGGTCTGAAGAAAGCAGacatcaataaggaaaaaaattcctgtgGTCTGGGTAGGAGATGATGTAGAAGGGCAGGTCTTTAAAATGTTAGGAGAAAGTGGCTGGCCTTGGCAGTTGACCTTGAAAGCTTTCCCAAGTATTATAAGGTTTAGCATCACTACTCTACACCCTAGTCCAATGGTGTGGGATGACTTGCTGTCCCCCCTAACTCTTGTGTTTTATGCCTTTGACCATGGCTCTTCACCTTACATTCCTTTGCTTTGCTTGTTAATGCCTTCTGATTCTTTAACACCAAGGTGAAATGAGATAAAGGAGGAAATCATTCTCCAGAAGTATCTATGAGTCCACTTCTTCCCATTATAACAATTATTGCAttaattgttttttggttttgttttgtcttgttttctaaCCAGTCTGACCAGTTAAACTTTGAGTTCTACGGCAAGACACACATCTTGGggcatctttgtatccccagtcCCTAGAACAGGGAGCTGAATAcagcaggtattcaataaatgtttgctaaattgGATTATATCTCACACGTCCTCAAGATATACAGAGGCAACAGTAATATTCAAGTGTAACTACAGGTCTTACCCCCAAAATGGGCAGGAAGATTCTTGCCCATTGTTACTTAGAAAATCAATacatctctctttcatttattgattctCTTGCTTAAAGAGTTCCCCAAAACACATAAATGATCATGATCATTGCAAGCTCGACATGGAGCAACAGTGGGAGCCAAGGAAGATCTTAGAAATAGAGTTGTCCTCCTAAGAATTACCAAAAACTGTTTGGGGTGGACGActgaagaaaatgcaaaatgcaaagtACACCTTTCCCAGAAAGGATGACTCCCAGGCCAAGGAAAGCCTAGTCAGTAACTGATTCTATTAATGAATCTAGAAAAAGCATGTCCATCAGAAGTTGGATTTGGAAGTGAGAGTGGGTAACAAGaagcataaaaagaagaaataacaatagtTTACATTTACGGTATGATTACTGGTGCCTAGAACTGTGCCAA
This genomic window from Equus przewalskii isolate Varuska chromosome 3, EquPr2, whole genome shotgun sequence contains:
- the RIPOR1 gene encoding rho family-interacting cell polarization regulator 1 isoform X5, with product MWREAASNTNLKAWSPARTRSMMSLSVRPQRRLLSARVNRSQSFAGVLSSHERGPRSFPAFSPPGPPRKPPALSRVSRMFSVAHPATKVPQPERLDLVYAALKRGLTAYLEVHQQEQEKLQGQIRESKRNSRLGFLYDLDKQVKSIERFLRRLEFHASKIDELYEAYCVQRRLRDGAYNMVRAYSTGSPGSREARDSLAEATRGHREYTESMCLLESELEAQLGEFHLRMKGLAGFARLCVGDQYEICMKYGRQRWKLRGRIEGSGKQVWDSEETVFLPLLTEFLSIKVTELKGLANHVVVGSVSCETKDLFAALPQVVAVDINDLGTIKLSLEVTWSPFDKDDQPSAASTVNKASTVTKRFSTYSQSPPDTPSLREQAFYNMLRRQEELENGTAWSLSSESSDDSSSPQLSGATRHSSAPRPLVQQPEPLPIQVAFRRPETPTSGPVDEEGAVAPVLANGHAPYSRTLSHISEASVDAALAEASVEAVGLESIARGPSLPAHPDPTHGEHPGPVSPALDPGNSATSPTLSTTGPAYISTDPAPSAHLDLVHKTPDSSSPELPGPTHTTTSSTYSAISPTHSAASLTHTTTGSTHKPMLSTLTITDPTPSATGPAQTTTSLTHTVTNLTHTVTSPTDKPMLSTLTTTGSTPCATGQAHTTTSPTHKPMFSILMTAGPTPNTTGSAQPTTSPTHSTASPTHTAACPTYTTASPTDKSRMSTHTSTSPTPNAKDPVQTTRSPTHPVTSPTLITVSPSTSLDLTTLPSPSAHTDPTLPGTDPLSCSHPASTPCTQADPIAPSTSYPGPTCSSWEPLTSPSPDPQEPILQSPSPAPSSLDPVPQHSDFSLTMAAQAPVPGAAGEAGDRRLEEALGALMAALDDYRGQFPELQGLEQEVTRLESLLMRQGLTRSRASSLSITVEHALESFSFLNEDEDEDHDGPRDRPPSSLEPGAEDSLDSLSARPLSTECPALDTALVQHLYHCSRLLLKLGTFGPLRCQEAWALERLLQEARVIEAVCELSRRWEIPATSAQEVVQFSASRPGFLTFWDQCTEGLSPFICSVERVLLTFCNQYSARLSLRQPGLAEAVCVKFLEDALGRKLPRRPQPGPGEQLTIFQFWSYIEALDSPSMEAYVTETAEEVLLVRNLNSDDQAVVLKALRLAPEGRLQRDGLRALSSLLVHGNNKVMAAVSTQLRSLSLGPAFRERALLCFLDQLEDEDVQMRVAGCLALGCIKAPEGIEPLVYLCQTDTEAVREAARQSLQQCGEEGQSAHRRLEESLDALPRIFGPGSMASYSPVHISDLPT